One segment of Antennarius striatus isolate MH-2024 chromosome 5, ASM4005453v1, whole genome shotgun sequence DNA contains the following:
- the aldh1l1 gene encoding cytosolic 10-formyltetrahydrofolate dehydrogenase, translating to MKIALIGQSLFGQEVYKELRNDGHDIVGVFTIPDKDGKADPLAVEAEKDGVAVFKFPRWRLKGQAIPEVVDQYKATGAELNVLPFCSQFIPMEVIDHPKHGSIIYHPSLLPRHRGASAINWTLIHGDKKGGFTVFWADDGLDTGPILLQRECDVEPNDTVNTIYKRFLFPEGVKGTVDAVRLIAEGKAPKIVQPEEGATYECIQKKDNAKIDWNQPAEALHNWIRGNDKVPGAWAEVDGQKVTFYGSSLVDNGTTTNGQPLEIPGASRPGIVTKAGLVLFGSDGKTLLVKNLQFEDGKMIAAAQYFSSGSSAAVELTEEEKAFAEQMRAVWQSILSNVAQIDDSTDFFKSGAASMDVVRLVEEVKLRASSCQLQNEDVYMNTTFQDFIQMCVRKLRGEDDEDELVVDYVEMNINNMTIKMPHQLFINGEFVDAEGGKTYKTINPTDGAAICDVSLAQVSDVDRAVAAAKEAFEEGEWGKMNPRDRGRLIYRLADLMEEHQEELATIESIDSGAVYTLALKTHVGMSIQTFRYFAGWCDKIQGSTIPINQARPNRNLTFTKKEPIGVCAIVIPWNYPLMMLAWKTAACLAAGNTVVLKPAQVTPLTALKFAELAARAGLPKGVINILPGSGALVGQRLSDHPDVRKLGFTGSTEIGKHIMKSCAVSNVKKVSLELGGKSPLIIFGDCDMDKAVRMGMSSVFFNKGENCIAAGRLFVEDTIHDAFVKKVVEEVKKMKIGDPLDRSTDHGPQNHKAHLDKLVEYCQTGVKEGATLVCGGKQVQRPGFFFEPTIFTNVQDNMYIASEESFGPVMIISKFKNGEVDDVLRRANATEYGLASGVFTRDISKALYVSERLNAGTVFVNTYNKTDVAAPFGGFKQSGFGKDLGQEALNEYLKTKAVTIEY from the exons ATGAAGatcgctctgattggtcagagtcTTTTCGGCCAGGAGGTTTACAAGGAGCTGCGGAATGACGGCCATGACATCGTGGGAGTTTTCACCATCCCTGACAAAGACGGCAAGGCCGACCCACTGG CGGTGGAGGCAGAGAAGGACGGTGTCGCCGTCTTTAAGTTCCCCCGCTGGCGTCTGAAGGGCCAGGCCATCCCAGAGGTGGTGGATCAGTATAAGGCCACCGGCGCCGAGCTCAACGTCCTGCCCTTCTGCTCCCAGTTCATCCCCATGGAGGTCATCGACCACCCCAAACACGGCTCCATCATCTACCACCCCTCCCTGTTGCCTCGCCACAGGGGCGCCTCCGCAATCAACTG GACCCTGATCCACGGCGATAAGAAGGGGGGGTTCACCGTGTTCTGGGCCGACGACGGGTTGGACACCGGACCCATCCTGCTGCAGAGGGAGTGTGACGTGGAACCAAACGACACCGTCAATACCATCTACAAGAGGTTTCTGTTCCCAGAGGGAGTCAAAGGGACG GTCGATGCCGTGAGGCTGATTGCTGAAGGGAAGGCCCCGAAGATCGTCCAGCCTGAGGAGGGAGCCACGTACGAGTGCATCCAGAAGAAGGATAACGCTAAG ATCGACTGGAACCAACCCGCCGAGGCGCTCCACAACTGGATCAGAGGAAACGACAAAGTTCCCGGGGCCTGGGCCGAGGTTGACGGACAG AAAGTGACGTTCTACGGCTCCAGTCTGGTGGATAATGGCACCACAACCAACGGTCAACCCCTTGAGATTCCTGGCGCCAGCCGGCCCGGCATCGTCACCAAGGCTGGATTGGTGCTGTTCGGCTCCGACGGCAAGACT CTGCTGGTGAAGAATCTACAGTTTGAGGATGGAAAGATGATTGCTGCTGCTCAGTACTTCAGCTCAGGCAGCAGCGCTGCTGTGGAGctcacagaggaggagaaagcctTCGCTGAACAGATGAGG GCTGTGTGGCAGAGTATTTTATCTAATGTGGCTCAGATCGATGACTCCACCGACTTCTTCAAGTCCGGCGCTGCTTCCATGGATGTAGTGAG gctggtggaggaggtgaagctCCGGGCCAGTAGCTGCCAGCTGCAGAACGAGGACGTCTACATGAACACCACTTTCCAGGACTTCATCCAGATGTGTGTCAGGAAGCTCCGAGGGGAGGACGATGAAGATGAGCTGGTTGTAGACTAT GTGGAGatgaacatcaacaacatgaCCATAAAGATGCCTCATCAGCTTTTCATTAACGGAGAGTTTGTGGATGCAGAAGGAGGAAAGACCTACAAGACCATCAACCCCACCGATGGCGCG GCCATCTGTGATGTGTCGCTGGCCCAGGTCAGTGACGTCGACAGGGCGGTCGCTGCCGCTAAAGAGGCCTTCGAGGAGGGTGAGTGGGGCAAGATGAACCCCAGAGACAGAGGAAGACTCATCTACAG GCTGGCTGACCTGATGGAGGAGCACCAGGAGGAGCTGGCCACCATCGAGTCCATCGATTCGGGGGCCGTCTACACTCTGGCCCTGAAGACTCACGTGGGAATGTCCATCCAGACGTTCCGTTACTTCGCTGGCTGGTGTGACAAGATCCAA GGCAGCACCATCCCCATCAATCAAGCCAGGCCCAATCGGAACCTCACCTTCACGAAGAAGGAACCAATAGG AGTGTGTGCCATCGTGATTCCCTGGAACTACCCTCTGATGATGCTGGCGTGGAAGACGGCAGCCTGCCTGGCGGCTGGAAACACTGTCGTCCTCAAACCAGCTCAG GTGACCCCACTGACGGCGCTGAAGTTTGCTGAATTGGCTGCGAGAGCGGGATTACCCAAAGGAGTGATTAACATCCTGCCTGGATCTG GCGCTTTAGTGGGTCAGCGTCTATCTGACCATCCGGATGTCCGTAAACTTGGCTTCACAGGCTCTACTGAGATTGGCAAACACATCATGAAGAG CTGCGCAGTCAGCAATGTGAAGAAAGTTTCTCTGGAACTCGGAGGAAAGTCTCCCCTCATCATCTTTGGCGACTGTGACATGGACAAGGCTGTCCGAATG GGCATGAGCTCTGTGTTCTTCAACAAAGGAGAGAACTGCATTGCCGCCGGTAGACTGTTTGTGGAAGATACAATTCATGATGCGTTTGTGAAGAAAGTG GTCGAGGAAGTCAAGAAGATGAAGATCGGTGATCCGCTGGACCGCTCCACCGATCACGGTCCTCAGAACCACAAAGCCCACCTCGACAAGCTAGTGGAGTATTGTCAGACCGGCGTGAAGGAGGGAGCTACTCTGGTTTGTGGTGGAAAACAGGTGCAGCGGCCCG GTTTCTTCTTTGAACCCACGATCTTCACCAATGTCCAAGACAACATGTACATTGCTAGCGAGGAATCGTTCGGTCCGGTCATGATCATTTCCAAGTTCAAGAATGG CGAAGTGGACGACGTCCTGAGAAGAGCCAACGCTACAGAGTATGGCCTGGCATCCGGAGTCTTCACGCGGGACATCAGTAAAGCTTTGTACGTCAGCGAAAGGCTGAACGCTGGTACAGTTTTTGTCAACACCTACAACAAGACGGATGTAGCCGCGCCTTTTGGAGGCTTCAAACAGTCTGGCTTTGGAAAAGACCTGG GACAAGAAGCTCTCAACGAATACCTGAAAACAAAGGCTGTAACCATCGAGTATTAA
- the LOC137594922 gene encoding zinc finger protein ZFP2-like yields MADVTLQSFNVFLTERLTAAAVDIYGFVEKAVLDYQEEVYRTRLENQRLQRLLDMVYQPQIRLRRADSIQIDLSTPTQEVCIQEQEVKRKGITTEIKEEPVTPTCKEEWIAPWSGSAEAAVRSSYSGVTDMAQTGEREEKQTPNDLTRISRPGHHEYKAPDGQTQVVTVGDHLEYKTWSEPVQLMPSIGGTTNIFFCNICRQPFLKKLDLKSHLKAHAAKSSPMFAEKGYICSICGKKTCSRSQMICHMRSHTGEKPFSCPVCGNKYRLKGHVKEHLRTHTGERPYSCYICGKTFNRSSTMSKHARNRHREDTPFKCSHCNQRFPQLLVLKNHMKTVHNDLDAAYAQWPTASPSEEKIHTPEPDWSRDECREEPGPSQIKEEQQEQREELWINGSEEQLSAEDSDDGDALTKELIKTVQQLEDSRMAEEGKEPLENPEEDEKHSEEKMSTTLYRCHICNFIFTKKTVLTWHLKTHESKSHDSRGNFDCHICGKQIPCQSNLQNHMRVHTGERPYSCHFCGKCFKLKGHMTEHIRTHTGEKPFRCHICGKSFNRGSTLRKHVLAKHKEERPYKCEDCEELFTERLLMKRHMRKVHGVKLSTSQSPA; encoded by the exons ATGGCCGACGTGACGCTGCAGTCCTTCAACGTGTTCCTGACGGAGCGGCTCACCGCCGCGGCGGTGGACATCTACGGCTTCGTGGAGAAGGCGGTGCTGGACTACCAGGAGGAGGTGTACCGAACCCGGCTGGAGAACCAGCGGCTCCAGCGGCTGCTGGACATGGTCTACCAGCCGCAGATCAGGCTCCGCAGGGCAG ATTCAATCCAGATCGATTTGTCCACACCCACACAGGAAGTGTGCATTCAGGAGCAGGAAGTAAAGAGGAAAGGTATTACGACTGAGATCAAGGAGGAGCCGGTGACCCCAACCTGTAAAGAGGAATGGATCGCACCGTGGAGCGGGTCTGCAGAGGCGGCTGTACGTTCCTCGTACAGTGGCGTTACAGACATGGCTCAAACTGGAGAGCGTGAAGAAAAGCAGACGCCCAACGATCTAACTCGAATTTCGAGACCTGGGCATCACGAGTACAAAGCCCCCGATGGACAAACTCAAGTCGTAACTGTCGGAGATCACCTGGAGTATAAGACGTGGTCAGAACCCGTCCAACTCATGCCGTCCATCGGAGGAACGacgaacatttttttttgtaatatttgccGTCAACCTTTTCTGAAAAAACTGGATTTAAAATCGCACCTCAAAGCTCATGCAGCGAAAAGTTCCCCAATGTTTGCAGAAAAGGGGTACATCTGCTCTATCTGCGGGAAAAAGACCTGCTCCAGGAGCCAAATGATTTGCCACATGAGATCGCACACCGGGGAGAAACCGttctcctgtcctgtctgtgGGAACAAATACCGACTGAAAGGTCACGTTAAAGAGCACCTGAGGACGCACACCGGGGAGAGGCCGTACTCCTGCTACATCTGTGGCAAGACCTTCAACCGATCCTCCACCATGAGCAAACATGCCCGCAACCGACACCGGGAGGACACGCCCTTCAAGTGCTCGCACTGCAACCAGCGCTTCCCCCAGCTGCTGGTGTTGAAGAATCACATGAAGACGGTTCACAACGACCTCGACGCGGCGT ATGCCCAGTGGCCGACCGCGTCTCCATCCGAGGAGAAGATCCACACTCCAGAGCCGGACTGGAGCCGGGATGAGTGCCGGGAAGAGCCGGGACCATCCCAGATcaaagaggagcagcaggagcagagggaggagcTCTGGATCAACGGGAGCGAGGAGCAGCTGTCGGCAGAGGACAGTGACGACGGCGACGCCTTGACGAAGGAACTCATCAAAACAGTGCAGCAGCTAGAAGACTCCAGAATGGCAGAAGAGGGCAAGGAACCTCTGGAGAACCCCGAGGAGGACGAAAAGCACTCGGAAGAAAAGATGAGCACCACCTTGTACCGCTGCCACATATGCAACTTCATCTTCACCAAAAAAACCGTGTTGACGTGGCACCTGAAGACGCACGAAAGCAAGTCGCACGACAGCCGGGGGAACTTCGACTGTCACATCTGCGGCAAACAGATTCCCTGCCAGAGCAACCTGCAGAACCACATGAGGGTTCACACGGGAGAAAGACCTTACAGTTGCCACTTCTGCGGCAAGTGTTTCAAACTGAAGGGTCACATGACCGAACACATAAGgacccacacaggagagaaacccttcaggtGTCACATCTGTGGCAAGTCCTTCAACAGAGGCTCGACGCTGAGGAAACACGTCCTGGCCAAACACAAAGAAGAGAGGCCGTACAAATGCGAGGACTGTGAAGAGTTGTTCACCGAGAGGTTGCTGATGAAGAGGCACATGCGGAAAGTTCACGGCGTCAAGTTGTCCACCAGCCAAAGTCCCGCGTAG